From the Lolium rigidum isolate FL_2022 chromosome 2, APGP_CSIRO_Lrig_0.1, whole genome shotgun sequence genome, one window contains:
- the LOC124688690 gene encoding F-box/FBD/LRR-repeat protein At1g13570-like has protein sequence MEIGDGSLVSNMKRKSSPGSPRRPSSKRTKKSGLQISSLPKDILSSITSKLPLREAARTSILSSQWRRIWLCRANIDLSCHTVLSQSAKTLCRITGGNRIDRGKFIKGVGAVLQQHEGVGTDTIRISYGLCGRYAHHIDEWVEYTIASKAKGLILDLQSANFGTAVVRYDFPLQMLDTNKNSNLRHLELHFLSLSPPADFRGFQNLTKLCLQDVNITNEDVQHLLSEGNHLECLRIACCKMISTLRIPHYLNRLKFLIILSCPLLRDITIDCGVPALHYMGSLVPLELAAPFKLRNLWIDLSTRHSALGFISSELPTTIPHLESLTLHCSQFERADVVSRLRSFCSLRHLILYLTVFDLPRHTIDILDLGYLLEAAPSVEKLELHMVMYCLHKRYSHEDGELRSLPSCPHSHLSLVNITGFIGEKDQLELALHILHNAMVLKALRIHPRPVTVRSIPAHVRSEHRIANGYSAALEFLAKSDHGNVVEVVGDFHLPS, from the exons ATGGAGATAGGTGATGGTAGTCTGGTGTCGAATATGAAGAGGAAATCATCACCAGGAAGCCCGCGTAGGCCATCTTCTAAGAGAACGAAGAAATCCGGGCTTCAGATCAGCAGTCTACCCAAG GATATTTTGAGCTCCATCACATCTAAATTGCCATTGAGAGAAGCTGCAAGGACAAGCATCTTATCCAGCCAGTGGAGGCGTATTTGGTTGTGCCGCGCCAATATCGATCTTAGTTGTCACACCGTGCTTTCGCAGTCTGCCAAGACACTATGCCGGATTACTGGTGGAAATCGAATCGACAGGGGCAAGTTTATTAAGGGTGTTGGTGCGGTTCTCCAACAGCATGAGGGTGTAGGGACCGACACCATCAGAATCAGCTATGGACTCTGTGGTAGATACGCGCATCATATTGATGAATGGGTGGAATATACTATTGCATCAAAGGCAAAGGGTCTTATTCTTGATTTACAGTCTGCGAATTTTGGGACAGCAGTAGTACGATATGATTTCCCTCTTCAAATGCTTGATACGAACAAGAACTCAAACTTGCGCCATCTGGAGCTTCATTTTCTTTCCTTAAGCCCGCCTGCTGATTTCCGGGGATTTCAGAACCTCACTAAGCTTTGCCTGCAAGATGTTAATATTACCAATGAAGATGTTCAGCATTTGCTGTCTGAAGGCAATCATCTAGAGTGCTTACGTATTGCCTGCTGTAAGATGATATCTACTTTAAGGATTCCACATTACCTGAACCGCCTTAAGTTCTTGATTATTCTGAGTTGCCCGTTACTTCGAGACATAACAATAGATTGTGGCGTGCCAGCACTGCACTATATGGGCTCATTAGTACCACTGGAACTTGCTGCTCCTTTCAAGCTAAGAAATCTCTGGATTGATTTATCGACTCGCCATTCTGCTTTAGGATTCATCTCCAGTGAACTTCCCACAACAATCCCTCATCTCGAGTCACTCACGTTACATTGCAGTCAATTTGAG AGGGCTGATGTGGTGAGCAGGCTTCGCAGTTTTTGTTCTCTGCGTCATTTGATATTATACTTGACTGTTTTTGACCTGCCACGACACACAATTGATATCCTCGACCTTGGTTATCTCCTAGAGGCTGCTCCTTCCGTGGAAAAGCTAGAATTGCAT ATGGTAATGTACTGTTTACACAAGCGGTATTCTCATGAAGATGGCGAATTGCGGAGTCTTCCTTCATGCCCTCACTCACATCTCAGTTTGGTAAATATAACTGGATTTATCGGTGAGAAAGATCAACTAGAGCTGGCACTTCATATTCTCCATAATGCTATGGTCCTCAAAGCATTGAGGATTCATCCAAGGCCGGTCACGGTTAGATCTATACCAGCACATGTTAGGTCGGAACACCGTATCGCCAATGGTTACAGTGCTGCACTGGAATTTCTTGCCAAAAGTGACCACGGTAATGTGGTGGAAGTAGTTGGAGATTTCCATTTGCCCTCATAA